From Armatimonadota bacterium, the proteins below share one genomic window:
- the holB gene encoding DNA polymerase III subunit delta', producing the protein MPFADLVDQDHAVMLLRAAARGGRVSHAYLFAGPAGVGRRSAALAFAQLLNCQQPDGDACGRCPSCDAIAAGRHPDVRVVDVSRGMVLDPDDPTRTGIGIRQILALRRDVVYPPYQGRWKVYILADAETLTPEAANSLLKVLEEPPPRVVIILIAESTVPLPPTVVSRCQLVRFALIPLSAVEQALLRRGLRAEDARFAAILSGGQLGRALQWATSEEARQRREKILDLLERIERADPLEILDAAEELARDKDALADLLEIALFWYRDLLVWQQTRSDRHLANADRRERIAAAAASTPPAVLASRLDAVRDAQDALRRNVHPRLLLETLLMRLARPPEEPARRAT; encoded by the coding sequence ATGCCGTTTGCCGATCTGGTGGATCAGGACCACGCCGTGATGCTGCTGCGCGCGGCGGCGCGCGGCGGCCGGGTGTCCCACGCCTACCTGTTCGCCGGGCCGGCGGGCGTCGGGCGGCGGTCGGCCGCCCTGGCGTTTGCCCAGCTGCTGAACTGCCAGCAGCCCGACGGCGACGCCTGCGGCCGCTGCCCGTCCTGCGACGCCATCGCCGCGGGGCGCCATCCCGACGTGCGGGTGGTGGACGTGAGCCGGGGCATGGTCCTGGACCCCGACGATCCCACCCGAACAGGCATCGGGATCCGGCAGATCCTGGCCCTGCGGCGGGACGTGGTCTACCCGCCCTACCAGGGCCGGTGGAAGGTGTACATCCTGGCGGACGCCGAGACCCTCACCCCGGAGGCGGCCAACAGCCTGCTGAAGGTCCTGGAGGAGCCTCCGCCCCGGGTGGTGATCATCCTGATCGCCGAGTCCACCGTCCCCCTGCCGCCCACCGTGGTGTCCCGCTGCCAGCTGGTGCGCTTCGCCCTGATCCCGCTGTCCGCCGTGGAGCAGGCCCTCCTCCGGCGGGGGCTGCGGGCGGAGGATGCGCGCTTTGCCGCCATCCTGTCGGGCGGACAGCTGGGGCGGGCCCTCCAGTGGGCCACGTCCGAGGAGGCCCGGCAGCGCCGGGAAAAGATCCTGGACCTGCTGGAGCGGATCGAGCGCGCCGACCCGCTGGAGATCCTGGACGCCGCCGAGGAGCTCGCCCGGGACAAGGACGCCCTCGCCGACCTGCTGGAGATCGCCCTGTTCTGGTACCGGGACCTGCTGGTGTGGCAGCAGACCCGCAGCGACCGCCACCTGGCGAACGCGGACCGGCGGGAGCGCATCGCCGCGGCAGCCGCCTCCACCCCTCCCGCCGTCCTGGCCTCCCGCCTGGACGCGGTCCGGGACGCGCAGGACGCCCTGCGGCGCAACGTGCACCCCCGGCTGCTGCTGGAGACGCTGCTGATGCGCCTGGCCCGCCCCCCGGAGGAGCCGGCGCGGCGCGCCACCTGA
- a CDS encoding cyclic-di-AMP receptor, with translation MKLVLTIVQEKDAGRLIDALTDEGFQATMLASTGGFLREGNSTILIGVDDAQVDAVLGIIQRCCHRREQFVSPMPPAVEPVDSYVTYPVKVEVGGAIVFVLQVERMARF, from the coding sequence ATCAAGCTCGTCCTGACCATCGTCCAGGAAAAGGACGCGGGGCGATTGATCGACGCCCTCACCGACGAGGGGTTCCAGGCCACCATGCTGGCCAGCACCGGAGGCTTCCTGCGCGAGGGGAACTCCACCATCCTCATCGGCGTCGACGACGCCCAGGTGGACGCGGTCCTCGGCATCATCCAGCGCTGCTGCCACCGCCGGGAGCAGTTCGTCAGCCCCATGCCGCCGGCGGTGGAACCGGTGGACTCCTACGTGACCTATCCGGTCAAGGTGGAGGTGGGCGGGGCCATCGTCTTCGTCCTGCAGGTGGAGCGCATGGCCCGCTTCTGA
- the tmk gene encoding dTMP kinase, producing the protein MRGLFITLEGPEGAGKTTQARLLYERLRSRYPVVYTREPGGTAIGERIRALLLDHAHPEMTPRTEMLLFAAARAQFVAEVVEPALRAGQLVLSERYVDASVAYQGYGRGLPVEVVRQVNEAATGGLRPDLTILLDIDPAVGLARARRVSGAEGLQGGDRLEREDLAFHARVRAGFLALAHEEPDRIRVVDGGRDQESVHREIVHAVDAFLAARGWPPSSSS; encoded by the coding sequence ATGCGGGGGCTGTTCATCACCCTGGAGGGGCCCGAGGGAGCCGGCAAGACGACCCAGGCTCGCCTGCTGTACGAGCGCCTCCGGTCCCGCTATCCGGTGGTCTACACCCGCGAGCCCGGCGGCACGGCCATCGGCGAGCGGATCCGGGCGTTGCTGCTGGACCACGCCCACCCCGAGATGACCCCCCGCACCGAGATGCTCCTGTTCGCCGCCGCCCGCGCCCAGTTCGTCGCCGAGGTGGTGGAACCCGCCCTCCGGGCGGGCCAGCTGGTCCTGTCGGAACGCTACGTGGACGCGTCGGTAGCCTACCAGGGCTACGGGCGCGGGCTGCCGGTGGAGGTGGTGCGCCAGGTCAACGAGGCCGCCACCGGCGGCCTGCGGCCCGACCTCACCATCCTGCTGGACATCGACCCGGCCGTGGGACTGGCCCGGGCCCGGCGGGTGTCGGGCGCCGAAGGCCTCCAGGGCGGCGATCGGCTGGAGCGGGAGGACCTGGCCTTCCACGCGCGGGTGAGGGCAGGATTCCTTGCACTGGCACACGAAGAACCCGACCGCATTCGCGTCGTCGACGGCGGCCGCGACCAGGAGAGCGTCCACCGGGAGATCGTGCACGCGGTGGACGCCTTTCTGGCGGCGCGGGGGTGGCCTCCATCAAGCTCGTCCTGA
- a CDS encoding R3H domain-containing nucleic acid-binding protein, with the protein MKVVPRQIHITDNLDLLLNVLPPRVRQALQQQPDLESLLEVVLDLGRRPEARFPQRVVPLSEEYVTREDLQYVTSRVGAFGKDNRAGIERTLHRISAIRNRQGEVVGLTCRVGRAVVGTVDIIRDVIESGKSILLVGRPGVGKTTLLREAARVMADEFGKRVVVVDTSNEIAGDGDIPHPGIGSARRMQVPHPELQHAVMIEAVENHMPEVIVIDEIGTEAEALAARTIAERGVQLIATAHGNTLDNLLQNPTLSDLVGGIQAVTLSDEEARRRGTQKTVLERKAPPTFDVVIEIQDKDRLAVHHDVATVVDRYLRGVPPRPEIRVRTQEGEVQIEPPRVTVDSWAAQGPLAPPPAEPVGRPGHRGVRIYPYAVSRNRLERAIRDLGVPASIADSLEAADVVLTLKSQERRQPRRLREAVARGMPLHVLKSNTVTQIQGFLRSLFDVEDTDQQEMALREVEEAISEVLHTAQPVELSPQNSYIRRLQHQLVQRYGLASESRGEEPFRRVVIFPR; encoded by the coding sequence GTGAAGGTGGTCCCCCGACAGATTCATATCACCGACAACCTGGACCTGCTCCTGAACGTGCTGCCGCCGCGGGTGCGCCAGGCCCTGCAGCAGCAGCCGGATCTGGAGTCGCTGCTGGAGGTCGTCCTCGACCTGGGGCGCCGCCCCGAGGCCCGCTTCCCCCAGAGGGTGGTCCCCCTGTCCGAGGAGTACGTGACCCGCGAGGACCTGCAGTACGTCACCAGCCGGGTGGGGGCCTTCGGCAAGGACAACCGCGCCGGCATCGAGCGCACCCTGCACCGCATCTCGGCCATCCGCAACCGGCAGGGAGAGGTCGTGGGCCTCACCTGCCGGGTGGGGCGCGCGGTGGTGGGCACGGTGGACATCATCCGGGACGTGATCGAGTCCGGCAAGAGCATCCTGCTGGTGGGGCGTCCCGGCGTGGGGAAGACCACCCTGCTGCGGGAGGCCGCCCGGGTCATGGCCGACGAATTCGGCAAGCGGGTGGTGGTGGTGGACACCTCCAACGAGATTGCCGGCGACGGCGACATCCCCCATCCGGGCATCGGCAGCGCCCGCCGCATGCAGGTGCCGCACCCGGAGCTGCAGCACGCGGTGATGATCGAGGCTGTGGAGAACCACATGCCCGAGGTCATCGTCATCGATGAGATCGGCACCGAGGCCGAGGCGCTGGCCGCCCGGACCATTGCCGAGCGCGGCGTCCAGCTGATCGCCACCGCCCACGGCAACACCCTGGACAACCTGCTCCAGAACCCCACCCTCAGCGACCTGGTGGGCGGCATCCAGGCGGTCACCCTCTCCGACGAGGAGGCCCGGCGCCGCGGCACCCAGAAGACGGTGCTGGAGCGCAAGGCGCCCCCCACCTTCGACGTGGTCATCGAGATCCAGGACAAGGACCGCCTGGCGGTGCACCACGACGTGGCCACGGTGGTGGACCGCTACCTCCGGGGCGTGCCGCCCCGCCCCGAGATCCGGGTGCGGACGCAGGAGGGGGAGGTGCAGATCGAGCCCCCGCGGGTCACGGTGGACTCCTGGGCGGCGCAGGGTCCCCTGGCGCCCCCGCCGGCCGAGCCGGTGGGGCGGCCGGGCCACCGCGGGGTGCGCATCTACCCCTACGCGGTGAGCCGTAACCGGCTGGAGCGGGCCATCCGGGACCTGGGGGTGCCGGCGTCCATCGCCGACTCCCTGGAAGCCGCCGACGTGGTCCTGACCCTCAAGTCCCAGGAGCGCCGGCAGCCGCGCCGCCTGCGGGAGGCCGTGGCCCGGGGGATGCCCCTGCACGTGCTCAAGAGCAACACGGTGACCCAGATCCAGGGCTTCCTGCGCAGCCTGTTCGACGTGGAGGACACCGATCAGCAGGAGATGGCCCTGCGGGAGGTGGAGGAGGCCATCTCGGAGGTCCTTCACACTGCCCAGCCGGTGGAGCTGTCTCCCCAGAACTCCTACATCCGCCGCCTGCAGCACCAGCTGGTGCAGCGCTACGGCCTGGCCTCGGAGAGCCGCGGCGAGGAGCCGTTCCGCCGCGTGGTGATCTTCCCCCGATGA
- a CDS encoding class I SAM-dependent rRNA methyltransferase translates to MATVVLKPGRDQRLRGGYLWIFAGEIARIEGDVQVGDVVDVRSARGQWVGRGLVNPQSALTVRLLTVQREEIDREFFRRRIQEALDYRARWAASWQAVRVVYGEADRLPGLIVDRYGDVVVVQTVTAGMDLRREMLAEVLEEVLQPAAIYERNDAPVRRLEGLPERAGWLRGERPPLVEVAEGPARWAVDVARGQKTGFYLDQRENRLAVAARCRGAEVLDVFCYTGAFAIQAALAGAARVVGVDISADALAHARRHAEMNGVAGLCTFSEANAFDELRRLAAAGARFDVVILDPPPFARSRDAVERALAGYKEINLRAMKLLRPGGLLVTCSCSHHVGEDLLLSVVADAAADARRAVRLVESRGQAADHPVHPAMLETGYLTCLLVEVRPR, encoded by the coding sequence ATGGCCACCGTCGTCCTCAAGCCCGGCCGGGACCAGCGGCTGCGGGGCGGCTACCTGTGGATCTTCGCCGGGGAGATCGCCCGCATCGAGGGCGACGTCCAGGTCGGCGACGTGGTGGACGTGCGGTCGGCGCGCGGGCAGTGGGTGGGGCGCGGGCTGGTGAACCCCCAGTCGGCGCTGACCGTCCGCCTGCTGACCGTCCAGCGGGAGGAGATCGACCGGGAGTTTTTCCGCCGCCGGATCCAGGAGGCCCTGGACTACCGGGCGCGGTGGGCCGCATCCTGGCAGGCGGTCCGGGTGGTGTACGGGGAGGCCGACCGCCTGCCGGGTCTCATCGTGGACCGGTACGGCGACGTGGTGGTGGTGCAGACCGTGACGGCGGGGATGGACCTCCGCCGCGAGATGCTGGCGGAGGTGCTGGAGGAGGTGCTCCAGCCGGCGGCCATCTACGAGCGCAACGACGCACCGGTACGACGCCTGGAGGGTCTGCCGGAGCGGGCCGGGTGGCTGCGGGGGGAGCGTCCACCCCTGGTGGAGGTCGCCGAAGGCCCCGCCCGCTGGGCGGTGGACGTGGCCCGGGGCCAGAAGACGGGGTTCTACCTGGACCAGCGGGAGAACCGCCTGGCGGTGGCGGCCCGGTGCCGCGGGGCAGAGGTCCTGGATGTCTTCTGCTACACGGGGGCGTTTGCGATCCAGGCGGCCCTGGCCGGGGCCGCCCGGGTGGTGGGGGTGGACATCTCCGCCGACGCGCTGGCCCACGCCCGCCGCCACGCCGAGATGAACGGGGTCGCCGGGCTGTGCACGTTCTCCGAGGCAAACGCCTTTGACGAGCTGCGGCGCCTGGCGGCCGCCGGCGCGCGGTTTGACGTGGTCATCCTGGACCCGCCGCCGTTCGCCCGCAGCCGGGACGCGGTGGAGCGGGCCCTGGCCGGCTACAAGGAGATCAACCTGCGGGCGATGAAACTGTTGCGCCCCGGGGGGTTGCTGGTGACCTGCTCATGCTCCCACCATGTGGGGGAGGACCTGCTGCTGTCGGTGGTGGCCGACGCGGCCGCCGACGCCCGGCGGGCGGTCCGGCTGGTGGAGAGCCGGGGCCAGGCCGCCGACCACCCGGTCCACCCCGCGATGCTCGAGACCGGCTACCTCACCTGCCTGCTGGTGGAGGTGCGGCCGCGCTGA
- a CDS encoding endonuclease Q family protein — translation MRLIADLHLHSRYSRATSREMDVENLARWCALKGIGVVGTGDFTHPVWLRELRAKLRPNDRGLYTYGGVHFMLTVEVSNVYPQGGRLRKIHNLIFAPSFEVVERINAVLSRFGSLMADGRPTLTLPSDKLVEYVMEISPDCLVVPAHAWTPWFSLFGSQSGFDSLEECFRDQVRHIAAVETGLSSDPPMNWRLSQLDRVALLSNSDAHSPARLGREANVFEAEPDYHQLIGIIRSRDAGRFLYTIEFFPEEGKYHFDGHRACNVRLSPRESAARGNRCPACGRPVTVGVLHRVEDLADRQEGYVPPGAVPYRNLVPLEEIIAAALGAQPGTGAVRDEYVKLCTRLGGEFAVLMDVPPDELARHTTPRVVEGIRRVREGRVEIAPGYDGTYGEIRIFGTAADADRSRDEEPAQISLF, via the coding sequence ATGCGGCTGATCGCCGACCTGCACCTGCACTCCAGGTACAGCCGGGCCACGAGCCGGGAGATGGACGTGGAGAACCTGGCCCGGTGGTGCGCGCTGAAGGGCATCGGCGTGGTGGGCACCGGCGACTTCACCCACCCGGTGTGGCTGCGGGAACTGCGGGCCAAGCTGCGGCCCAACGACCGGGGCCTGTACACCTACGGCGGCGTGCACTTCATGCTCACCGTGGAGGTGTCCAACGTCTACCCCCAGGGCGGGCGCCTGCGCAAGATCCACAACCTGATCTTCGCGCCGTCCTTCGAGGTGGTGGAGCGCATCAACGCCGTCCTGTCGCGCTTCGGCTCCCTGATGGCCGACGGCCGCCCCACCCTCACCCTGCCGTCGGACAAGCTGGTGGAGTACGTCATGGAGATTTCCCCCGACTGTCTGGTGGTTCCGGCCCACGCGTGGACGCCCTGGTTCAGCCTGTTCGGCAGCCAGTCGGGGTTCGACTCGCTGGAGGAGTGCTTCCGGGACCAGGTGCGCCACATCGCCGCGGTGGAGACCGGACTCAGCAGCGACCCGCCCATGAACTGGCGCCTGTCCCAGCTGGACCGGGTGGCGCTGTTGAGCAACTCCGACGCCCACTCGCCGGCCAGGCTGGGGCGGGAGGCCAACGTCTTCGAGGCCGAGCCCGACTACCACCAGCTGATCGGGATCATCCGGAGCCGGGACGCCGGGCGGTTCCTGTACACGATCGAGTTCTTCCCCGAGGAGGGCAAGTACCACTTCGACGGCCACCGGGCGTGCAACGTCCGGCTGTCGCCCCGGGAGTCCGCGGCCCGGGGCAACCGGTGTCCCGCCTGCGGCCGCCCGGTCACGGTCGGGGTGTTGCACCGGGTGGAGGATCTGGCCGATCGGCAGGAGGGCTACGTCCCTCCCGGCGCGGTCCCGTACCGCAACCTGGTGCCGCTGGAGGAGATCATCGCCGCGGCCCTGGGGGCGCAGCCGGGCACCGGCGCCGTGCGCGACGAATACGTGAAGCTGTGCACCCGCCTGGGCGGCGAGTTCGCCGTCCTGATGGACGTCCCGCCCGACGAACTGGCCCGCCACACCACGCCGCGGGTGGTGGAGGGCATCCGGCGGGTGCGGGAGGGCCGGGTGGAGATCGCTCCCGGATACGACGGCACCTACGGCGAGATCCGCATCTTCGGGACCGCGGCCGACGCGGACCGCTCCCGGGACGAGGAACCGGCCCAGATCAGCCTCTTCTGA
- a CDS encoding NAD(P)/FAD-dependent oxidoreductase, which translates to MATRADYDVIVVGSGPAGAMAALRTAARGLRTLVVEEHPAPGTPAHCSGKIQVHAFREFGLPGELILTALRAGTFYGPGGSVARVRRPSPDSFVVDRAEFDRWLAARAQEAGAHLALGTRVRAAQREGGLVRVTGERGGRTLSATAPVVVDAEGARPVLPRALGLRLPRRMVHGLQYECTGVDVECDDCPELYLGRAWAPGFFGWLMPLGGTRARVGVCVDPRLTDRPPAYFLDRLIREHPVASRRLRAARVRRRLGGPIPLLAARHRTSAEGLIVVGDAAGHVKATSGGGIYFSLIGGDLAAAAAAGYVGGDRSALAAYERGWRRRFGRELRATAAARLALAHMSDADVDAVVEAVASDRRLRDAIQRRGDTAFQSRLLAPLVAHALRPAHLPRLAGALAALVRYGLRALWDDGVAEENEGGEGNR; encoded by the coding sequence GTGGCCACGCGTGCCGACTACGACGTGATCGTGGTGGGATCCGGGCCGGCCGGGGCCATGGCGGCCCTGCGGACCGCGGCCCGGGGGCTGCGCACGCTGGTGGTGGAAGAGCACCCCGCCCCCGGCACCCCCGCCCACTGTTCGGGAAAGATCCAGGTCCACGCCTTCCGGGAGTTCGGCCTGCCGGGCGAGCTTATCCTCACCGCCCTGCGGGCCGGAACCTTCTACGGCCCCGGAGGCTCTGTCGCCCGCGTGCGCCGTCCGTCCCCCGACTCGTTCGTGGTGGACCGGGCGGAGTTCGACCGCTGGCTGGCCGCCCGCGCCCAGGAAGCCGGCGCGCACCTGGCGCTGGGCACCCGGGTGCGCGCTGCGCAGCGGGAGGGCGGCCTCGTGCGGGTGACCGGAGAGCGCGGGGGGCGGACCTTGTCCGCCACGGCGCCCGTGGTGGTGGACGCCGAGGGCGCGCGCCCGGTCCTGCCGCGCGCCCTGGGCCTGCGCCTGCCCCGGCGGATGGTGCACGGGCTGCAGTACGAGTGTACCGGTGTCGACGTGGAGTGCGACGACTGCCCCGAGCTGTACCTGGGCCGGGCGTGGGCTCCGGGGTTCTTTGGCTGGCTGATGCCCCTGGGAGGGACGCGCGCCCGGGTGGGGGTGTGCGTGGATCCCCGCCTGACCGACCGGCCCCCGGCGTACTTCCTGGACAGGCTGATCCGCGAGCACCCGGTGGCGTCCCGGCGCCTGCGGGCCGCCCGGGTCCGGCGGCGGCTGGGCGGTCCGATCCCGCTGCTGGCGGCGCGCCACCGGACCAGCGCCGAGGGGCTGATCGTGGTGGGCGACGCGGCCGGCCACGTGAAGGCCACCAGCGGCGGTGGCATCTACTTCTCGCTGATCGGAGGCGACCTCGCCGCCGCCGCGGCGGCGGGATACGTGGGAGGGGACCGCTCGGCCCTGGCCGCGTACGAGCGGGGGTGGCGCCGCCGGTTCGGGAGGGAACTGCGGGCCACGGCGGCTGCCCGGCTGGCCCTCGCCCACATGAGCGACGCCGATGTGGACGCGGTGGTGGAGGCCGTCGCATCCGACCGGCGCCTGCGGGACGCGATCCAGCGCCGGGGCGACACCGCATTCCAGTCGCGCCTGCTGGCGCCGCTGGTGGCCCACGCCCTGCGGCCCGCGCACCTGCCCCGCCTGGCGGGCGCCCTGGCGGCGCTGGTGCGGTACGGCCTGCGGGCGCTGTGGGACGACGGGGTGGCGGAGGAGAACGAAGGCGGCGAGGGGAACCGATAG
- a CDS encoding DUF192 domain-containing protein, which yields MRLAVGILLLLAVPAAAPAPGAAFKRGTVTLIQGPVRVALEVEVADTPETRQQGLMFRTRLDEYAGMLFVFESTGRWPFWMKNTLIPLSIAFIDEQWTVVDIQDMPVAPDPATGPFALYEPARPCRYALEVNQGFFRRHGIGVGARVVYRPR from the coding sequence ATGCGTCTCGCAGTGGGGATCTTGCTCCTTCTGGCCGTGCCGGCCGCGGCGCCCGCGCCCGGGGCGGCGTTCAAGCGGGGCACCGTCACCCTGATCCAGGGACCGGTGCGGGTCGCCCTGGAGGTGGAGGTGGCCGATACGCCCGAGACCCGGCAGCAGGGGCTGATGTTCCGCACGCGGCTCGACGAGTACGCCGGGATGCTGTTCGTGTTCGAGTCCACCGGCCGGTGGCCGTTCTGGATGAAGAACACCCTCATCCCCCTGTCCATCGCGTTCATCGACGAGCAGTGGACGGTGGTGGACATCCAGGACATGCCGGTGGCCCCCGATCCCGCCACCGGCCCGTTCGCCCTGTACGAGCCCGCCCGCCCCTGCCGGTACGCTCTCGAGGTCAACCAGGGGTTCTTCCGCCGGCACGGCATCGGCGTGGGCGCCCGGGTCGTCTATCGTCCCCGCTGA
- a CDS encoding GAF domain-containing protein yields MDGASAPARHPSSEIAALRAISRAIGSALDLDSTLHLITRTTAEVMGVDSCSIYLLDPAGEYLVLKATTGLAPDAVGRARLRVGEGLTGWAVREGRPVASSDAASDPRFVYLPETREYAFRSLAAVPLVTAGRVLGAINVQTTAVWEYTPDQMELLGLIADLAAGAIEKAALYDDMRRQIMELSTLAEVSQTLTSPLYLEDVLRLIVEMAARMLNAATCALMLVDEATGELVTAAVQSAGPAYLNRPRLRVGDGITGLVAREGRPIAVEDVLADPRFVAKDVARQEGLRALLSVPLVVRDRVIGVFNCYRAHPHRFTDAEVKLLTTLANQTALAIENATLVMRSAVIREMHHRVKNNLQTIAMLLRLQLRDGREVSGREVLTETINRILSIAAVHEILSGGGFRSISLRQLLERIAGNVLAAVSRPDLQLTVEVEGDDVHLTSQQATSLGLAVNELLQNAVEHAFPQRAEGRIRITIAREGSGLRVVVEDNGRGVPPGFDPQASADLGLKIVHALVTEDLGGTLEYAGGTGTRALITLPRLERPYG; encoded by the coding sequence ATGGACGGTGCCAGCGCCCCGGCGCGCCACCCCTCGTCGGAGATCGCGGCCCTGCGGGCCATCAGCCGGGCCATCGGGTCCGCCCTGGACCTGGACAGCACCCTGCACCTCATCACCCGGACCACCGCCGAGGTGATGGGCGTGGACAGCTGCTCGATCTACCTGCTGGATCCCGCCGGCGAGTACCTGGTCCTCAAGGCCACCACGGGGCTGGCGCCCGACGCGGTGGGGCGGGCGCGCCTGCGGGTGGGGGAGGGGCTCACCGGGTGGGCGGTGCGGGAGGGCCGCCCGGTGGCCAGCAGCGACGCGGCCAGCGACCCCCGCTTTGTCTACCTGCCCGAGACGCGGGAGTACGCCTTCCGGTCCCTGGCGGCCGTCCCGCTGGTCACTGCCGGCCGCGTTCTGGGAGCCATCAACGTCCAGACCACCGCCGTCTGGGAGTACACGCCCGACCAGATGGAGCTGCTGGGGCTGATCGCCGACCTGGCGGCCGGCGCCATCGAAAAGGCGGCGCTGTACGACGACATGCGCCGGCAGATCATGGAGCTGTCCACCCTGGCCGAAGTCAGCCAGACCCTCACGTCCCCCCTGTACCTGGAGGATGTCCTGCGGCTGATCGTGGAGATGGCCGCCCGGATGCTCAACGCCGCCACCTGCGCCCTGATGCTGGTGGACGAGGCCACCGGCGAGCTGGTGACCGCCGCGGTGCAGTCCGCCGGGCCGGCGTACCTGAACCGCCCCCGGCTGCGGGTGGGCGACGGCATCACCGGGCTGGTGGCCCGGGAGGGCCGGCCCATCGCGGTGGAGGACGTGCTGGCCGACCCGCGCTTCGTGGCCAAGGACGTGGCCCGGCAGGAAGGGCTGCGGGCGCTGCTGTCGGTGCCCCTGGTGGTGCGGGACCGGGTCATCGGCGTCTTCAACTGTTACCGCGCCCACCCCCACCGGTTCACCGACGCGGAGGTGAAGCTGCTGACCACCCTGGCCAACCAGACCGCCCTGGCCATCGAGAACGCCACCCTGGTGATGCGGTCGGCGGTGATCCGGGAGATGCATCACCGGGTGAAGAACAACCTGCAGACCATCGCCATGCTCCTGCGCCTGCAGCTCCGGGACGGCCGCGAGGTCTCGGGCCGGGAGGTGCTCACCGAAACCATCAACCGCATCCTCAGCATCGCCGCCGTCCACGAGATCCTCTCCGGCGGGGGGTTCCGATCCATCAGCCTGCGCCAGCTGCTGGAGAGGATTGCCGGCAACGTGCTGGCCGCCGTGAGCCGCCCGGACCTGCAGCTGACGGTGGAGGTGGAGGGCGACGATGTGCACCTGACCTCCCAGCAGGCCACCTCCCTGGGGCTGGCCGTCAACGAGCTGCTGCAGAACGCCGTGGAACACGCCTTCCCCCAGCGGGCCGAAGGGCGCATCCGCATCACCATCGCCCGCGAGGGGTCCGGCCTGCGGGTGGTGGTGGAGGACAACGGCCGGGGGGTGCCGCCGGGGTTCGACCCGCAGGCCAGCGCCGATCTGGGCCTGAAGATCGTCCACGCGCTGGTGACCGAGGACCTGGGCGGGACCCTGGAGTACGCGGGAGGTACCGGCACCCGGGCCCTCATCACCCTGCCCCGCCTGGAGAGGCCCTATGGCTGA
- a CDS encoding response regulator gives MAEPLRVLIADDEAVIRLGLRTMLEEQGYRVVGEAGDGARALDLARKLRPDLILLDIKMPGVDGLQAARELCAERPVIILTAYADREFVERAAAAGVLAYLVKPVREGDLRPAIETALARFREIQALRDEVGSLEDALATRKVVERAKGLLMSQGWSEPEAFAYIQRQARSTRRTMRAVAEEILRQHASGADRTS, from the coding sequence ATGGCTGAACCGCTGCGGGTGCTCATCGCCGACGACGAAGCCGTCATCCGGCTCGGCCTGCGGACCATGCTGGAGGAACAGGGCTACCGCGTGGTGGGGGAGGCCGGCGACGGCGCGCGGGCCCTGGATCTGGCCCGCAAGCTGCGGCCCGACCTGATCCTGCTGGACATCAAGATGCCGGGGGTGGACGGGCTGCAGGCGGCCCGGGAGCTGTGCGCCGAGCGGCCCGTCATCATCCTCACCGCCTACGCCGACCGGGAGTTCGTGGAGCGCGCCGCGGCGGCCGGGGTGCTGGCCTACCTGGTCAAACCGGTCCGGGAGGGCGACCTGCGGCCGGCCATCGAAACGGCCCTGGCCCGATTCCGGGAGATCCAGGCGCTGCGCGATGAGGTCGGATCCCTGGAAGACGCCCTGGCCACCCGCAAGGTGGTCGAGCGCGCCAAGGGGCTGCTGATGAGCCAGGGGTGGAGCGAGCCGGAGGCGTTCGCCTACATCCAGCGCCAGGCCCGCAGCACCCGCCGGACGATGCGCGCCGTGGCCGAGGAGATCCTCCGCCAGCACGCCTCCGGCGCCGACCGCACCTCCTGA